A portion of the Aquamicrobium lusatiense genome contains these proteins:
- a CDS encoding family 16 glycoside hydrolase, which translates to MAVISNRILDYIAKRGAEDRVIDLSTVFSGSGLTYTVSSSDPGIADVVIEDGKLVIDYTDALGHTDLKITATDASGHSVTDNVRVRVAGENAYTIAVLPDTQDYTNASRVGTFKTMTQWLVDNKDSLGIQFVTHVGDITTENSTTHWGYAKEALSILDGEIPYGLTLGNHDGVSGNFDSSRINSYFSIEDLKAANGEHFGGAYDQEPTLSNNTYSTFTAPDGTKWMVLNLEFGARADVLRWAGEVIEDHLDHRVILTNHSYMTWAGRHDATGAPLYDEGTGYDYGLGNSKEAASDGETMYRQLVQKYPNVTFTFSGHIFGDGAETLVSYDQFGNPVYQMMVNYQNGVSTEITGNAGQASGSAGGNGAIRLLTIDPETGSIYTSTYFAALDDYMDSVRGDGELDRDGLTGPYRGHQETITGVYLGPPEVPAIAKAGNDQFVSAQEGEEKALVTLEGNLTLNPADDDDLSYVWTDEDDNVVAIGATPSLELDAGQHAFTLTVTDSAGRVSADQVRVVVSNGNTLLVDNFNDGAAEGWGLPGQAVNVSTGAPSDYGIPGLPAGQTAAVIADDFAFVPKATASQGIRVAPAFQLAEGQSTLGSYSIVLDLYVPAYSGGSNYTGLLQIDGGASDADAEMFIRKSGSSAGIGTMQNYQGSFTYDAWHRVAFTFVKNADGSVTIGKYIDGALAGSQTLSASGAARYELDPSKGLTLLADNDGETNNAYISSVLVTDHVFTAAEVASLGGAKAGGIVSTAPSDNSVQFDFNAATAQEPTIGNGVLTVLGGQQVTYDSVADFAIPALPQPAVGSGDGADVTYVPGLTATQGLLLQPAASVPAGTVVKSYTLAYDLLVPSTGGNWFSFLQTDPTNGSDAELFLRKSGSTGGIGINSDYEGSFKYDVWQRVVFTITENAGSVVINKYIDGVKVGDTVMSGSNAGRYAIDLSKGILLFADENGETSPAYVSSFLFTDKVLSDAEVAALGGVTADGILDEQPTPYSVQIDFSKPDFPDVWGNASLVPSQLGTSIGNFVVKGTVHSRVDAEEGQAAPEGRLYQQSDSADNILVWAGQGSQNWSDYVYEATLHATDNDGIGVVFYYTDASNHYRVVLDAETNTRSLIKVQNGTETVLARENGGTPWSRDFQIKVVVVDDQISVFLDNSSLFGEVVDPSPLAAGTVGFYSNNQRSSQFDNVTVNKVALTAHAGDKLRPIDLDGDGKVVVELDGEGSYGLGEIVSYVWTDADGNIVATGEKAEVELSAVKQTLTLTVTDASGRTATDKVTVDAISKDRVMLSENFGGEDFARWTIVDEGEMGGVGPDGKSSQWELRDGALVQLSDIKSRQLTWSGASSSDPWKKGWSPLGDGVNVLRKGTYALYNDEAAKLWKDYAVEATIQTPDNGALGLLFYYQDANNYYKLELDANGDYDRSASNGAGSLFQLIQVKDGVEKYLNQFPAKYTVGEELQLRVEVKDGKIQSYVNGMALFAYAIEDRAQTQGTIGLFSWDSAGVSFDDVVVYDLSGETTQPGGDPILGTAGDDVIAGTAGDDIVYAGAGDDEVRGAAGNDIIYGEAGDDTLYGDEGNDLLIGGEGDDRLFGGAGNDVLRGDAGDDLLDGGEGIDTADYSSDTAGVTVDLSAGEAEGDDAGYDELVSIENVIGGSGNDTLIGDDRDNILVGGAGDDRLYGGAGNDVLIGGEGDDYIDGGEGFDTLDVSAATGPVSVDFSTGRVSGAGIGTDTFVNIEKLRFGSGDDVVTGGNGDDALDGGAGNDTLKGGAGNDTLWGGEGNDDLDGGSGDDIIYGGAGNDAIKGGSGNDRIDGGDGDDVIEAGSGDDVILGGAGNDVIDGGSGNDRIEGGAGDDILSGGSGHDVFVFAAGFGKDTITDFRTMGSSSDVLEFSVDVFADFDAAMAAAEQVGSSTVFTIDADTSLTLKGVQLSTLSNDDFRFV; encoded by the coding sequence ATGGCTGTGATCAGCAATCGTATCCTCGACTATATTGCCAAGCGGGGGGCGGAAGACCGCGTCATCGATCTGTCGACCGTGTTTTCCGGCTCTGGCCTTACCTATACGGTGAGCAGCAGCGATCCGGGCATCGCCGATGTCGTCATCGAAGATGGCAAGCTCGTTATCGATTACACCGACGCGCTTGGCCACACCGACCTGAAGATCACCGCCACCGACGCCTCCGGTCACAGCGTTACCGACAATGTGCGCGTCCGCGTCGCCGGTGAGAACGCCTATACGATCGCCGTGCTGCCCGACACGCAGGACTATACGAATGCCTCGCGCGTCGGCACGTTCAAGACCATGACGCAGTGGCTGGTCGACAACAAGGACAGCCTCGGCATCCAGTTCGTCACCCATGTTGGCGACATCACCACCGAAAACAGCACCACCCACTGGGGATACGCAAAGGAGGCGCTGAGCATTCTCGACGGCGAGATCCCTTACGGCCTGACGCTGGGCAACCATGACGGCGTTTCGGGCAACTTCGATTCCAGCCGCATCAACAGCTACTTCTCCATCGAGGATCTGAAGGCCGCCAATGGCGAGCATTTCGGCGGGGCCTACGATCAGGAGCCGACGCTTTCCAACAACACCTACTCGACCTTCACCGCTCCGGACGGAACCAAGTGGATGGTGCTGAACCTGGAGTTCGGTGCGCGCGCAGATGTGCTGCGCTGGGCCGGCGAAGTGATCGAGGATCACCTCGATCACCGTGTCATCCTCACCAACCACTCCTACATGACCTGGGCCGGCCGTCACGACGCCACCGGCGCGCCGCTCTATGATGAGGGAACCGGCTACGATTACGGCCTCGGCAACTCGAAAGAGGCGGCCAGCGACGGCGAGACCATGTATCGCCAGCTCGTGCAGAAATATCCGAACGTGACGTTCACCTTCTCCGGTCACATCTTCGGTGACGGCGCCGAGACGCTGGTTTCGTACGATCAGTTCGGCAATCCGGTTTACCAGATGATGGTGAACTATCAGAACGGCGTTTCAACCGAGATCACGGGCAATGCCGGGCAGGCCAGCGGCAGCGCCGGCGGCAATGGTGCCATCCGCCTGCTGACCATCGACCCTGAAACCGGCTCGATCTACACCTCGACCTACTTCGCGGCGCTCGACGATTACATGGACAGCGTCCGTGGCGACGGGGAACTCGACCGTGATGGCCTGACCGGCCCCTATCGCGGCCATCAGGAAACCATCACCGGTGTCTATCTTGGCCCGCCGGAGGTGCCCGCGATCGCCAAGGCCGGCAACGATCAGTTCGTTTCGGCGCAGGAAGGCGAGGAAAAGGCCCTTGTTACGCTTGAGGGCAACCTCACCCTCAACCCCGCCGATGACGATGATCTGAGCTATGTCTGGACCGATGAGGACGACAACGTCGTGGCCATTGGCGCCACGCCTTCGCTTGAACTGGATGCCGGCCAGCACGCCTTCACGCTCACCGTTACCGACAGCGCCGGTCGCGTTTCCGCGGATCAGGTGCGCGTTGTCGTCTCCAACGGAAACACGCTTCTCGTCGATAACTTCAATGACGGCGCTGCCGAAGGCTGGGGTCTTCCCGGTCAGGCCGTGAATGTCAGCACCGGCGCCCCCTCGGATTACGGCATTCCCGGCCTTCCTGCCGGCCAGACGGCAGCCGTCATTGCGGATGATTTCGCGTTCGTTCCGAAGGCGACTGCCAGTCAGGGCATCAGGGTCGCGCCTGCGTTCCAGCTTGCCGAAGGCCAGTCGACGCTCGGCTCCTATTCGATCGTTCTCGACCTGTATGTTCCGGCCTACAGCGGCGGCAGCAACTATACCGGTCTGCTGCAGATCGACGGCGGTGCGAGCGATGCCGACGCCGAGATGTTCATTCGAAAGAGCGGTTCGTCTGCCGGCATCGGCACGATGCAGAACTATCAGGGCAGCTTCACCTATGATGCTTGGCACCGCGTTGCCTTCACCTTCGTGAAGAATGCGGACGGTTCCGTCACCATCGGCAAATATATCGACGGTGCGCTCGCCGGCAGCCAGACGCTTTCCGCCAGCGGCGCCGCACGCTATGAACTCGACCCCTCCAAGGGGCTCACGCTGCTTGCCGACAATGACGGCGAAACCAACAACGCCTACATCTCCAGCGTGCTCGTGACCGATCACGTGTTCACCGCAGCCGAGGTTGCCTCGCTGGGTGGCGCGAAGGCTGGCGGTATCGTCTCGACGGCGCCGAGCGACAATTCGGTTCAGTTCGATTTCAATGCCGCCACAGCGCAGGAGCCGACCATCGGCAATGGCGTCCTGACGGTTCTTGGTGGCCAGCAGGTTACTTATGACTCGGTCGCCGATTTCGCGATCCCGGCCCTGCCGCAGCCTGCCGTCGGCAGCGGCGACGGTGCCGACGTGACCTATGTTCCGGGCCTGACCGCCACGCAGGGGCTGCTGCTGCAGCCGGCTGCTTCGGTGCCGGCCGGTACGGTCGTCAAGTCCTACACTCTGGCCTATGACCTGCTGGTCCCGTCGACCGGCGGAAACTGGTTCTCTTTCCTGCAGACGGATCCGACCAACGGCAGCGACGCGGAACTGTTCCTGCGCAAGAGCGGCAGCACCGGCGGCATCGGCATCAACTCCGATTACGAGGGCAGTTTCAAATATGATGTCTGGCAGCGGGTGGTCTTCACGATTACGGAGAATGCCGGCAGCGTCGTGATCAACAAGTATATCGACGGTGTGAAGGTTGGCGATACGGTGATGAGCGGCAGCAATGCCGGGCGCTATGCCATCGACCTCTCCAAGGGTATTCTGCTGTTTGCCGACGAGAACGGCGAGACCTCTCCGGCATATGTGTCGAGCTTCCTGTTCACCGACAAGGTGCTGAGCGATGCCGAGGTAGCGGCGCTGGGCGGCGTCACCGCCGATGGCATTCTGGACGAGCAGCCCACGCCTTATTCGGTGCAGATCGATTTCAGCAAGCCGGACTTCCCGGATGTCTGGGGGAATGCTTCGCTGGTGCCTTCACAGCTCGGCACGAGCATCGGCAATTTTGTCGTCAAGGGCACGGTTCACTCCCGCGTCGATGCGGAAGAAGGACAGGCCGCTCCTGAAGGACGCCTCTACCAGCAGTCCGACTCCGCCGACAATATTCTGGTGTGGGCCGGGCAGGGTTCGCAGAACTGGTCCGATTATGTTTACGAGGCCACGCTGCATGCCACAGACAATGACGGGATCGGTGTCGTCTTCTACTACACCGACGCCAGCAACCACTATCGCGTTGTGCTTGACGCAGAGACCAATACCCGCTCGCTGATCAAGGTCCAGAACGGTACAGAAACCGTGCTTGCCCGCGAGAATGGCGGCACGCCATGGAGCCGTGACTTCCAGATCAAGGTCGTGGTGGTCGATGACCAGATCAGCGTGTTCCTCGACAACAGCAGCCTGTTTGGCGAAGTCGTCGACCCGTCGCCGCTGGCGGCCGGAACCGTCGGCTTCTACTCCAACAACCAGCGCAGCTCGCAGTTCGACAATGTCACCGTCAACAAGGTGGCGCTGACGGCCCATGCCGGCGACAAGCTGCGTCCGATCGACCTGGATGGCGACGGCAAGGTCGTGGTGGAGCTGGATGGTGAAGGCAGCTACGGTCTCGGTGAGATCGTCAGCTATGTATGGACCGATGCCGACGGCAACATCGTGGCAACCGGCGAGAAGGCGGAAGTCGAGCTTTCGGCAGTGAAGCAGACCCTCACCCTTACGGTGACCGACGCTTCCGGCAGAACCGCGACCGACAAGGTCACGGTGGACGCCATCTCGAAGGATCGCGTGATGCTCTCCGAGAATTTCGGCGGTGAGGATTTCGCGCGCTGGACCATCGTCGACGAAGGCGAAATGGGCGGTGTGGGTCCGGATGGCAAGTCCTCGCAGTGGGAGCTGCGCGACGGTGCGCTGGTCCAGCTTTCCGACATCAAGAGCCGCCAGCTCACCTGGAGCGGTGCCTCCAGTTCGGACCCGTGGAAGAAGGGCTGGAGCCCGCTGGGTGACGGCGTCAACGTCCTGCGCAAGGGCACCTATGCCCTTTACAATGACGAGGCCGCCAAACTGTGGAAGGATTACGCCGTAGAGGCGACGATCCAGACGCCGGACAATGGCGCCCTTGGACTGCTGTTCTATTATCAGGACGCCAACAACTACTATAAGCTCGAACTGGACGCGAACGGCGACTACGACCGTTCGGCCAGCAATGGCGCGGGAAGCCTGTTCCAGCTCATCCAGGTGAAGGACGGCGTCGAGAAGTATCTCAACCAGTTCCCTGCCAAATATACGGTGGGCGAGGAGCTTCAGCTTCGCGTCGAGGTGAAGGACGGCAAGATCCAGTCGTATGTGAACGGCATGGCGCTGTTCGCCTACGCCATCGAGGATCGTGCCCAGACGCAGGGAACGATCGGTCTGTTCTCATGGGACAGCGCCGGTGTGTCCTTCGACGATGTGGTCGTCTATGACCTGTCTGGTGAAACCACCCAGCCGGGCGGAGACCCGATCCTCGGCACGGCGGGCGATGACGTGATCGCCGGTACGGCCGGCGACGACATCGTCTATGCCGGAGCCGGTGATGATGAAGTGCGCGGCGCTGCCGGCAATGACATCATCTACGGTGAGGCGGGTGACGACACGCTCTACGGCGATGAGGGGAATGACCTTCTGATCGGCGGTGAGGGTGATGATCGTCTTTTCGGCGGCGCCGGCAACGATGTGCTGCGCGGAGATGCCGGAGACGACCTGCTCGATGGTGGCGAAGGCATCGATACTGCCGACTACAGCTCCGATACGGCGGGCGTGACTGTCGACCTGTCGGCCGGCGAGGCCGAAGGCGACGATGCCGGTTATGACGAACTGGTTTCGATCGAGAACGTCATCGGCGGTTCGGGCAACGACACGCTTATCGGCGACGACCGTGACAACATCCTCGTTGGTGGTGCCGGCGACGACCGGCTCTACGGCGGTGCCGGAAACGACGTCCTCATCGGCGGTGAAGGCGACGACTATATCGACGGCGGTGAAGGCTTCGACACGCTCGACGTGTCGGCTGCGACCGGCCCCGTCAGCGTCGACTTCTCGACCGGCCGCGTCTCTGGAGCCGGGATCGGAACCGACACCTTCGTCAACATCGAAAAGCTGCGGTTCGGTTCGGGTGACGATGTCGTCACCGGCGGCAATGGCGATGATGCGCTCGACGGCGGTGCCGGAAACGACACGCTCAAGGGCGGTGCCGGAAACGACACGTTGTGGGGTGGCGAAGGCAACGACGACCTCGACGGCGGTTCGGGCGACGACATCATCTACGGTGGCGCCGGCAACGATGCCATCAAGGGCGGCTCCGGCAACGACAGGATCGATGGCGGTGACGGCGACGACGTGATCGAAGCAGGCTCGGGAGACGATGTGATCCTTGGCGGCGCCGGTAACGATGTGATCGACGGTGGTTCGGGCAATGACCGGATCGAAGGCGGCGCGGGCGACGACATCCTGTCGGGCGGCTCGGGTCATGACGTCTTCGTGTTCGCGGCCGGCTTCGGCAAGGATACGATCACCGACTTCCGCACCATGGGTTCAAGCTCGGATGTGCTGGAATTCTCGGTCGATGTGTTCGCCGACTTCGATGCGGCAATGGCCGCTGCCGAGCAGGTCGGTTCGTCAACGGTGTTCACCATCGATGCCGATACATCGCTGACCCTGAAGGGCGTTCAGCTCTCCACTCTGTCGAACGACGACTTCAGGTTCGTCTGA
- a CDS encoding siderophore-interacting protein, which produces MSGFVAEARIRLDDPGAIIGPVCEHLKEHGAEITLSGDTWVVAMDMATSSFRQEDDSIVVRAEAADLQSLYFIKMGIASHIIEFAGDETPEIAWTGDGTQLAAPPNFDVLEVVAVRDVTPHMRRITLAGDNLARFDTLQALHLRVIIQHPDAVAPQWPSVGSNGLVRWPAGTHRPQLRKYTVRSLDRAAGTMDIDFVIHADAGPGSAWAARARVGEQVGVVGPGGGGLKPADWYLFAGDETALPAIGRMLETLPDTARGVALIEVADAAEEQALRLPAGVSVRWLHRDGRAAGTTTLLYDAVRETAFPQDGSTVYAWAACEFEAFRAIRTFLRKEKGLGKAEQLVVSYWRRGKSEDEAEASHD; this is translated from the coding sequence ATGAGCGGTTTTGTCGCCGAGGCGCGTATCAGACTGGACGATCCGGGGGCCATCATCGGCCCGGTGTGCGAACACCTGAAGGAGCACGGGGCCGAGATCACGCTGAGCGGCGACACCTGGGTGGTGGCCATGGACATGGCGACCAGCAGCTTCCGGCAGGAGGACGACAGCATCGTCGTGCGCGCCGAGGCCGCCGACCTGCAATCGCTCTATTTCATCAAGATGGGCATCGCCTCGCACATCATCGAATTCGCCGGCGACGAGACGCCTGAAATCGCGTGGACGGGCGATGGCACGCAGCTTGCCGCGCCGCCCAATTTCGACGTACTGGAGGTTGTGGCCGTGCGCGACGTCACCCCGCACATGCGCCGCATCACGCTCGCCGGCGACAATCTCGCCCGGTTCGACACCTTGCAGGCGCTGCACCTGCGCGTCATCATCCAGCACCCCGATGCCGTTGCCCCGCAATGGCCGAGCGTGGGCAGCAACGGGCTGGTGCGCTGGCCCGCCGGCACCCACCGGCCACAACTGCGCAAATACACGGTGCGCTCGCTCGATCGGGCGGCCGGGACCATGGATATCGATTTCGTCATCCATGCCGATGCGGGGCCGGGTTCGGCATGGGCGGCGCGCGCCCGCGTGGGCGAGCAGGTCGGCGTCGTCGGCCCGGGCGGCGGCGGACTGAAGCCGGCCGACTGGTATCTGTTCGCCGGCGACGAGACAGCGCTCCCGGCCATCGGGCGCATGCTGGAAACGCTGCCGGACACGGCGCGCGGCGTGGCTCTGATCGAGGTAGCGGACGCGGCTGAGGAGCAGGCGCTGCGCCTGCCTGCCGGCGTTTCGGTCCGCTGGCTGCATCGCGACGGCAGGGCCGCCGGCACGACGACCTTGCTCTATGACGCGGTGCGCGAGACCGCTTTCCCGCAGGACGGCAGCACGGTCTATGCCTGGGCGGCCTGCGAGTTCGAGGCCTTCAGGGCGATCCGAACCTTTCTGCGCAAGGAAAAGGGGCTGGGCAAGGCCGAGCAGCTTGTGGTGTCTTACTGGCGCAGGGGCAAAAGCGAGGACGAAGCGGAGGCCAGCCACGACTGA
- a CDS encoding ABC transporter substrate-binding protein, producing the protein MSVRAGLHWLFAAALLVLASAPPATATATATATGISITDQAGRKVKLSEPARRIVLSEGSDMIGLALIDPQPVARVVAWNPARIDADTMASFRATAPAIDAIAVLKGTWAGGFPVERVIALEPDLVLLHPYYANDRSVVDKLEAAGIAVAIIDIAPQIRAADPLEGLRLLAQLTGNSERAAGFFAFYEAHVEKIRSRLAAAGPARRPRVLLEAHAGKGGCCASTGKSVGIGDLIEFAGGHNIGAEVIPGTIGELSAEYVLQADPDVYIGTGGAYLEASGGLVLGTGRAPEQALASLQAVVLRPVVRDLRAVAEGRAHGVWMPLNGALNIVVIDAFARWIHPDLFHDIDPASTLDEINRRFSALPIAGTYWISLDAGGQPPQQ; encoded by the coding sequence GTGAGTGTACGCGCCGGCCTTCACTGGCTGTTTGCCGCGGCGTTGCTGGTGCTGGCATCGGCACCGCCCGCCACCGCCACCGCCACCGCCACCGCCACCGGGATCAGCATAACCGATCAGGCCGGCCGCAAGGTCAAGCTGTCGGAACCGGCGCGGCGCATCGTGCTCTCGGAAGGCTCGGACATGATCGGGCTGGCCCTGATCGATCCGCAGCCCGTCGCCCGGGTGGTGGCGTGGAACCCCGCGCGCATAGACGCCGACACCATGGCATCCTTCCGCGCCACCGCCCCGGCCATTGACGCCATTGCGGTGCTGAAGGGCACATGGGCCGGTGGCTTCCCGGTCGAGCGTGTCATCGCGCTTGAGCCCGATCTCGTGCTGCTGCATCCCTATTATGCCAACGACCGCTCGGTCGTCGACAAGCTGGAGGCAGCCGGCATCGCGGTCGCCATCATCGACATCGCGCCGCAGATCCGTGCGGCCGATCCGCTGGAAGGACTGAGGTTGCTGGCGCAACTCACGGGAAACAGCGAGCGGGCGGCCGGCTTCTTCGCCTTCTATGAGGCGCATGTCGAAAAGATCCGGTCGCGGCTTGCCGCCGCCGGTCCCGCAAGGCGGCCGCGCGTGCTGCTGGAGGCCCACGCAGGCAAAGGCGGCTGCTGCGCCTCGACGGGCAAGAGCGTGGGCATCGGCGATCTGATCGAGTTCGCCGGGGGCCACAATATCGGGGCCGAGGTGATACCCGGCACCATCGGGGAACTCAGCGCCGAATATGTGCTGCAGGCCGATCCCGATGTCTATATCGGCACCGGCGGCGCCTATCTGGAAGCGAGCGGCGGACTGGTGCTTGGCACCGGCCGCGCCCCCGAACAGGCGCTCGCCTCGCTGCAGGCGGTCGTGCTGCGGCCGGTGGTCCGCGACCTGCGGGCCGTGGCGGAGGGCCGCGCGCACGGGGTGTGGATGCCGCTGAACGGGGCGCTGAACATCGTCGTCATCGACGCCTTCGCGCGCTGGATCCATCCCGATCTGTTCCACGACATAGATCCGGCCAGCACGCTCGACGAGATCAACCGGCGCTTTTCAGCGCTGCCGATTGCGGGCACCTACTGGATCAGCCTCGACGCCGGCGGTCAGCCGCCGCAGCAATAG
- a CDS encoding TonB-dependent siderophore receptor, producing the protein MTYGVGKRGFQAGRGGFLRHLLVGTALCVVALPPVAAVAPAAAQTAGTHDFNIPGQPLGQALRALAGQSGLQIAYRTAIASGTTAPAVRGTMTSEQALARLLATSGLRYAFTSANAVTIHDPAAAAAGARTNPDGSVVLDTVNVEGQAETALGPVGGIVARRSATASKTDAALIETPQSISVVSREQMDRQSATTVSESLRYTPGVLTGTAGLQSKRFDPVFIRGFGGFSAAATYATYLDGLKWHHGPRTSIQVDPYLLERVETFRGPSSVLYGQATPGGFVNMVSKQPSDVARNEVFTSVGSYGRVEGGFDFTGPLNEDATLLYRLTGMGRVGETQIDFQDDERVLIAPSLTWAPDADTSLTVHALYQHDPRTSDAAFLPPVGTVLPGPYGQIPRHFFQGDPNYNRFERTQAYIGYQFEHSFDETWTVRQNLRYAYMEDDIKSVNYLSLAADGRTINRNAAYSVHEDRSFSVDNQVQAKFATGALDHTLLAGLDYQRYRNKFNYGQGAAGSIDWTNPVYGIPITPVTLTFDRKEPLDQVGLYVQDQISYDNWRLWLSGRHDWAKSKSQITNMVTGANGGRSEADSNAFTGRIGLVHLFDNGLAPYVSYSTSFEPALGMDYHQNALKPMKGRQFEAGLKFEPQGYDASLTLSAFHIAKNNVTATDPDISHVCPGLPQNRCITQNGEVVSKGFEAEARASILDGLDLIAAYSFTDVEITESDNAALIGKRPVGVAEHMASLWASYTFGSGTLEGLNLGGGVRHIGPSFGTDTNEWIAGLPSKVPGYTLVDLAFGYDFGRKNPGLEGLRLDVKINNLFDKKYVAACNGYGSCVYGEGRSALATMRYRW; encoded by the coding sequence CGCTGCGGGCGCTTGCAGGGCAGAGCGGGCTGCAGATCGCCTACCGCACGGCGATCGCCTCCGGCACCACGGCCCCGGCCGTGCGCGGCACAATGACCAGCGAGCAGGCGCTGGCGCGGCTGCTGGCGACATCGGGCCTGCGCTATGCCTTCACCAGCGCCAATGCGGTGACCATTCACGATCCCGCCGCCGCTGCAGCGGGCGCACGCACGAACCCCGACGGCTCCGTGGTTCTGGACACGGTCAATGTCGAGGGCCAGGCCGAAACCGCATTGGGTCCGGTCGGCGGCATCGTGGCTCGACGCTCGGCCACCGCCTCAAAGACCGATGCCGCCCTCATCGAGACGCCGCAATCCATTTCGGTGGTGTCGCGCGAGCAGATGGACCGCCAGAGCGCCACCACGGTTTCGGAATCGCTGCGCTACACGCCGGGCGTGCTGACCGGAACCGCGGGCCTGCAGAGCAAGCGCTTCGACCCGGTGTTCATCCGCGGCTTCGGCGGCTTTTCAGCCGCCGCGACCTATGCGACCTATCTCGACGGCCTGAAATGGCACCATGGCCCGCGCACCTCGATCCAGGTCGATCCCTATCTGCTGGAGCGGGTGGAGACATTTCGTGGTCCGTCCTCGGTTCTCTACGGACAGGCGACGCCGGGCGGCTTCGTCAACATGGTGTCGAAGCAGCCGTCGGACGTCGCCCGCAACGAGGTCTTTACCTCGGTGGGCAGCTACGGCAGGGTCGAGGGCGGCTTCGACTTCACCGGCCCGCTCAACGAGGATGCGACGCTGCTCTACCGGCTGACCGGGATGGGACGGGTCGGCGAAACCCAGATCGACTTTCAGGACGACGAGCGGGTGCTGATCGCGCCGTCGCTGACATGGGCGCCGGATGCGGACACCTCGCTGACCGTTCATGCGCTCTACCAGCATGATCCGCGCACTTCGGACGCGGCGTTCCTGCCGCCGGTCGGCACCGTGCTGCCGGGCCCCTATGGCCAGATTCCGCGTCATTTCTTTCAGGGCGACCCCAACTACAACCGCTTCGAGCGCACGCAGGCCTATATCGGCTACCAGTTCGAGCACAGCTTCGACGAGACCTGGACGGTGCGCCAGAACCTGCGCTACGCCTACATGGAAGACGACATCAAGAGCGTGAACTATCTGAGCCTTGCCGCCGACGGCAGGACGATCAACCGCAACGCCGCCTATTCGGTGCATGAGGACCGCAGCTTCTCGGTCGACAATCAGGTTCAGGCGAAGTTCGCCACCGGCGCCCTCGACCACACGCTGCTCGCCGGGCTGGACTATCAGCGCTATCGCAACAAGTTCAACTATGGTCAGGGTGCGGCAGGGTCGATCGACTGGACCAACCCGGTCTACGGCATTCCGATCACGCCTGTCACGCTCACCTTCGACCGCAAGGAGCCGCTCGATCAGGTCGGCCTCTATGTGCAGGACCAGATTTCCTACGACAACTGGCGCCTGTGGCTGAGCGGCCGCCACGACTGGGCAAAATCGAAGTCGCAGATCACCAACATGGTCACGGGTGCCAATGGCGGCAGGTCCGAAGCCGACAGCAACGCCTTCACCGGCCGCATCGGGCTGGTTCACCTGTTCGACAACGGTCTGGCGCCTTATGTCAGCTACTCGACCTCCTTCGAGCCGGCGCTCGGCATGGATTATCATCAGAACGCCCTGAAGCCGATGAAGGGAAGGCAGTTCGAGGCCGGGCTGAAGTTTGAGCCGCAAGGCTATGACGCCTCGCTCACCCTGTCCGCCTTTCACATCGCCAAGAACAACGTGACCGCCACCGACCCGGACATCAGCCATGTCTGCCCGGGCCTGCCGCAGAACCGGTGCATCACGCAAAACGGCGAGGTGGTGTCGAAGGGCTTCGAGGCCGAGGCCCGCGCCAGCATTCTGGACGGGCTGGACCTCATTGCCGCCTACAGCTTCACCGATGTCGAGATCACCGAAAGCGACAATGCCGCACTCATCGGCAAGCGGCCGGTGGGCGTGGCCGAGCACATGGCTTCGCTGTGGGCGTCCTATACCTTCGGCAGCGGCACGTTGGAGGGGCTCAACCTCGGCGGCGGCGTTCGCCATATCGGCCCCTCCTTCGGCACCGACACCAATGAATGGATCGCCGGGCTGCCCTCGAAGGTGCCGGGATACACGCTGGTCGATCTTGCCTTCGGCTATGATTTCGGCAGAAAGAACCCCGGCCTGGAGGGGCTGCGCCTGGACGTGAAGATCAACAACCTGTTCGACAAGAAATATGTCGCGGCCTGCAACGGCTACGGCTCCTGCGTCTATGGCGAAGGCCGCTCGGCGCTGGCGACGATGAGATATCGCTGGTGA